A part of Legionella quinlivanii genomic DNA contains:
- a CDS encoding conjugal transfer protein TraH, with translation MTKPFTFMRLGFVKKSCAVALLFGSSQLFANAESDLTHFFNNLGFDANVTGSHAYQTQAAGFAALGSVYARNQVRTIRLAHVDVPGMRSGCGGIDLFAGGFSFIKSDQIVKFMQNILSGGAGYALNLALETELPEIAHAMQFMQKLANEINGTNFNSCEMGENLSAALWPRNRAAQQRLCEDLGRHKGTFTDWAMARQRCSTGGEAETLLQEAKNNPEYKDRVLINTNVVWDSLQINSFIAEDPKLAEVYMSISGTIVFNSKGALLTYPSLATNQDFIKALLYGGKLPSYRCTDPGAESHCLSIDATSTQEINVKKALVSQVQELLQGIYDRIKMGEALTDKQKGLIELTQPAVFNLISANAQQNTGIQGSFELAQSVATDLLAQYLSNSLDVIRASLSGKEIGAHNEERLYKNLQIAQQFVTRFNTESRERFNAALQTNELIRNNVKQALSALTPTLRTAYYGDVQ, from the coding sequence ATGACTAAACCTTTTACCTTCATGCGATTGGGTTTTGTTAAAAAAAGTTGTGCAGTCGCCTTACTGTTTGGGTCAAGCCAACTATTTGCTAATGCGGAGTCTGATCTCACGCATTTTTTTAATAACCTGGGTTTTGATGCCAACGTGACCGGATCGCATGCCTATCAAACCCAAGCAGCCGGCTTTGCGGCACTAGGTTCCGTGTATGCCCGTAATCAAGTACGAACTATTCGATTAGCGCATGTGGATGTCCCTGGCATGCGTTCTGGTTGCGGGGGAATTGATTTATTTGCTGGTGGATTCTCCTTTATCAAATCCGATCAGATTGTAAAATTCATGCAAAACATTTTATCAGGAGGGGCAGGCTATGCCCTAAATCTCGCGCTAGAAACCGAACTGCCTGAAATAGCGCATGCCATGCAATTTATGCAGAAGCTTGCCAATGAAATCAATGGGACTAATTTTAATTCCTGTGAAATGGGCGAAAATTTAAGTGCGGCCTTATGGCCTAGAAATCGCGCGGCTCAACAGCGTCTTTGTGAAGATTTAGGCCGCCACAAAGGGACTTTTACGGATTGGGCAATGGCTCGTCAACGCTGCTCTACCGGAGGGGAGGCTGAAACCCTGTTACAGGAAGCTAAAAATAACCCAGAGTATAAAGATCGCGTATTAATCAATACCAATGTTGTATGGGATTCACTGCAAATTAATTCCTTCATTGCGGAAGATCCCAAATTAGCAGAAGTGTACATGTCCATTTCAGGAACGATAGTATTTAATAGTAAAGGGGCATTGCTTACTTATCCCTCCTTAGCCACTAATCAAGATTTTATCAAAGCCTTACTGTATGGCGGAAAATTACCGAGTTACCGTTGTACCGATCCCGGCGCTGAGTCGCATTGTCTATCCATTGATGCAACCAGTACGCAAGAAATTAATGTCAAAAAGGCTTTGGTGTCTCAAGTCCAAGAACTTCTGCAAGGGATATATGACCGTATCAAAATGGGGGAAGCATTAACCGATAAACAAAAGGGCTTAATTGAATTAACCCAGCCGGCTGTCTTTAATCTTATATCCGCCAATGCGCAACAAAACACCGGCATTCAGGGCAGCTTTGAATTAGCGCAAAGTGTAGCCACTGACTTACTAGCACAGTATCTCTCTAACTCCCTCGATGTGATTCGCGCCTCGCTCTCTGGCAAAGAAATCGGTGCGCATAATGAAGAGCGCTTGTATAAAAATCTCCAAATCGCCCAACAGTTCGTCACTCGTTTTAACACAGAAAGCCGTGAACGTTTTAATGCCGCATTGCAAACCAATGAATTGATACGCAATAACGTGAAACAAGCGCTAAGTGCCTTAACCCCGACCTTAAGAACCGCCTATTATGGAGACGTGCAATGA
- the trbB gene encoding type-F conjugative transfer system pilin assembly thiol-disulfide isomerase TrbB — MKKGIWVVLLSILTMPVFANVALDELHALLNKKQAQYELDSNREKRLDELREAYYFIFIYRSTCPHCHQFAPILKDFTAYFNIPVEAYSLDGESLEGFETNNLTPQLFQNLYVSGEYKPVVPALYLVNRPTNQAYAVLFGEAQPAQLAKRVDELLTHLEEQYHD; from the coding sequence ATGAAAAAAGGCATTTGGGTTGTCCTCTTGTCCATTCTGACAATGCCTGTTTTTGCGAATGTGGCCTTAGATGAGCTACACGCGCTATTAAATAAAAAACAGGCTCAGTACGAATTGGATAGCAATAGGGAAAAAAGGCTCGATGAGCTTCGGGAAGCCTATTATTTTATCTTTATTTATCGCTCGACTTGCCCGCATTGCCATCAATTTGCCCCCATTCTTAAGGATTTTACCGCTTATTTTAACATCCCTGTGGAAGCTTATAGCTTAGATGGTGAGTCGCTTGAAGGATTTGAGACAAACAATCTAACGCCCCAATTATTTCAAAACTTGTATGTATCGGGTGAATACAAGCCCGTGGTTCCTGCCCTCTACCTGGTAAACCGCCCAACCAATCAGGCGTATGCCGTGCTATTTGGTGAAGCACAGCCTGCCCAACTGGCAAAGCGAGTGGATGAACTGCTGACCCATTTGGAGGAGCAATACCATGACTAA